A stretch of Lathyrus oleraceus cultivar Zhongwan6 chromosome 6, CAAS_Psat_ZW6_1.0, whole genome shotgun sequence DNA encodes these proteins:
- the LOC127091929 gene encoding protein ABIL2 isoform X1 produces the protein MGKISTQPLSRMPSNYDEVFMHQTLLFDDSLKDLKNLRTQLYSAAEYFELSYTNDDQKQILVETLKDYAIKALVNTVDHLGSVAYKVSDLLDEKVNEVFGEELRLSCVEQRIKTCHAFMDYEGHTQQSLVISTPKHHKRYILPVGETLLGTNSTKSKYIGCHLDDEDDWRHFRNAVRATIKETPTSTSRLNSCHYSKGNSPSTSLQSQRVGAFSFTSTNMTKKDLEKRTVSPHRFPLLRTGSMSSRSTTPKTSRSTTPNSSNRNATSPSNARIRYPSEPRKSASMRLSSDTNNIKDMEQHPSKSKRLLKALLSRRKSKKDDTLYTYLDEY, from the exons ATGGGGAAGATTTCAACACAGCCTCTATCTCGAATGCCTTCTAATTATGATGAAGTTTTCATGCATCAAACCTTGCTCTTTGATGATAGTCTAAAG GATTTGAAAAATCTGAGAACGCAATTGTACTCAGCTGCTGAATATTTTGAACTCTCATACACCAATGATGACCAAAAACAAAT ATTGGTTGAAACATTGAAGGATTATGCCATCAAAGCTCTTGTAAATACTGTGGATCATTTAGGATCTGTAGCCTATAAGGTGAGTGATTTGTTAGATGAGAAGGTCAATGAAGTTTTTGGGGAAGAGCTACGTTTATCGTGTGTTGAGCAG AGAATAAAGACATGCCATGCTTTTATGGATTATGAGGGGCATACACAACAGTCTCTGGTGATTAGTACTCCAAAACATCACAAGCGTTACATTTTGCCAG TTGGGGAGACCTTGCTTGGTACCAACTCAACAAAATCAAAATATATAGGATGCCACCTAGATGATGAAGATGATTGGCGGCATTTCAGGAATG CTGTCCGCGCTACGATAAAAGAAACGCCAACGTCTACCTCGAG GTTAAATTCATGTCACTACAGTAAAGGGAATTCTCCATCAACTTCGTTACAATCTCAGAGAGTTGGAGCTTTTTCTTTCACTTCAACCAACATGACCAAAAAAGATTTAG AGAAGAGGACAGTTTCACCACACAGGTTCCCACTTTTGCGAACCGGATCAATGTCAAGTAGATCTACAACACCAAAGACTAGTAGATCAACTACTCCAAACTCAAGCAACAGAAACGCGACAAGTCCTTCAAATGCAAGAATAAGG TATCCTTCGGAGCCGCGCAAATCAGCTTCAATGCGGTTATCTTCTGATACAAACAACATCAAAGATATGGAACAACACCCGAGTAAAAGTAAGCGTCTTCTTAAGGCTTTGCTTAGCAGACGCAAATCTAAGAAGGATGATACATTATACACTTACTTGGATGAATATTGA
- the LOC127091929 gene encoding protein ABIL2 isoform X2: MGKISTQPLSRMPSNYDEVFMHQTLLFDDSLKDLKNLRTQLYSAAEYFELSYTNDDQKQILVETLKDYAIKALVNTVDHLGSVAYKVSDLLDEKVNEVFGEELRLSCVEQRIKTCHAFMDYEGHTQQSLVISTPKHHKRYILPVGETLLGTNSTKSKYIGCHLDDEDDWRHFRNAVRATIKETPTSTSSKGNSPSTSLQSQRVGAFSFTSTNMTKKDLEKRTVSPHRFPLLRTGSMSSRSTTPKTSRSTTPNSSNRNATSPSNARIRYPSEPRKSASMRLSSDTNNIKDMEQHPSKSKRLLKALLSRRKSKKDDTLYTYLDEY, encoded by the exons ATGGGGAAGATTTCAACACAGCCTCTATCTCGAATGCCTTCTAATTATGATGAAGTTTTCATGCATCAAACCTTGCTCTTTGATGATAGTCTAAAG GATTTGAAAAATCTGAGAACGCAATTGTACTCAGCTGCTGAATATTTTGAACTCTCATACACCAATGATGACCAAAAACAAAT ATTGGTTGAAACATTGAAGGATTATGCCATCAAAGCTCTTGTAAATACTGTGGATCATTTAGGATCTGTAGCCTATAAGGTGAGTGATTTGTTAGATGAGAAGGTCAATGAAGTTTTTGGGGAAGAGCTACGTTTATCGTGTGTTGAGCAG AGAATAAAGACATGCCATGCTTTTATGGATTATGAGGGGCATACACAACAGTCTCTGGTGATTAGTACTCCAAAACATCACAAGCGTTACATTTTGCCAG TTGGGGAGACCTTGCTTGGTACCAACTCAACAAAATCAAAATATATAGGATGCCACCTAGATGATGAAGATGATTGGCGGCATTTCAGGAATG CTGTCCGCGCTACGATAAAAGAAACGCCAACGTCTACCTCGAG TAAAGGGAATTCTCCATCAACTTCGTTACAATCTCAGAGAGTTGGAGCTTTTTCTTTCACTTCAACCAACATGACCAAAAAAGATTTAG AGAAGAGGACAGTTTCACCACACAGGTTCCCACTTTTGCGAACCGGATCAATGTCAAGTAGATCTACAACACCAAAGACTAGTAGATCAACTACTCCAAACTCAAGCAACAGAAACGCGACAAGTCCTTCAAATGCAAGAATAAGG TATCCTTCGGAGCCGCGCAAATCAGCTTCAATGCGGTTATCTTCTGATACAAACAACATCAAAGATATGGAACAACACCCGAGTAAAAGTAAGCGTCTTCTTAAGGCTTTGCTTAGCAGACGCAAATCTAAGAAGGATGATACATTATACACTTACTTGGATGAATATTGA
- the LOC127091931 gene encoding uncharacterized protein LOC127091931, whose amino-acid sequence MAATPYTQSQSQWDFTSDLEVDFGSEENASVVYATITVDNELQPDKVKRIMTVSDGKLLVHFEAIEARFLRASISAFVDVLTLATKTIEEFGQ is encoded by the exons ATGGCTGCAACACCATACACCCAATCCCAATCTCAATGGGATTTTACCAG TGATTTGGAAGTAGATTTTGGATCTGAAGAGAATGCTTCGGTTGTATATGCTACCATAACCGTTGATAATGAG TTGCAACCTGATAAAGTAAAACGAATCATGACAGTGTCTGATGGAAAACTATTAGT GCACTTTGAGGCAATAGAAGCCAGATTTCTTAGAGCATCAATCAGTGCTTTTGTAGATGTCCTTACTCTAGCCACTAAAACAATCGAAGAATTTGGTCAATAA
- the LOC127091932 gene encoding uncharacterized protein LOC127091932: MPYCNVGTQISSPTTSSSAVAPEDAQLNNDVKIFYRTYGRGPTKVLLIIGLASSYEGWGPQIKGLTGTDVPNDEDDAVWSGGDNEAGGGIEVCAFDNRGVGRSTVPIRKSDYSTKIMAKDAITLLDHLGWKKAHVFGHSMGSMIACKLAAMVPDRVLSLALLNATGGGFQCLPKLDRRTFSVAYRFLKAKSPEQRAEVDLDTHYSQEYLEEYVGTVKRRTILYQQYVKGISSSGMQSNHGFDGQLSACWNHKMTQTEIEAIKSAGFLVSVIHGRDDIIAQLYHARRLAERFHPMARMVDLHGGHLVSHERSEEVNQALFDLIKASEVKMIPHDWTNLPNALSWWDEKRVLLVKDNQSGSNVSIKYHLIEKLHLCLLYFLSILIMLLEFGRKLVRRLKPVRVGNSIAYIGSQ, encoded by the exons ATGCCGTATTGCAACGTCGGAACGCAGATTTCCTCCCCAACCACCTCCTCATCCGCCGTCGCACCCGAGGATGCTCAACTCAACAATGACGTCAAAATATTTTACAGAACTTACGGTCGCGGTCCCACCAAAGTCCTTCTCATCATAG GATTGGCTTCGTCATACGAAGGGTGGGGCCCGCAAATCAAGGGATTAACTGGAACTGACGTGCCTAACGACGAAGACGACGCCGTTTGGAGTGGAGGTGACAATGAGGCCGGTGGTGGTATCGAGGTTTGCGCTTTTGATAATCGGGGCGTGGGTCGGAGCACCGTGCCTATCAGAAAATCCGATTATTC AACAAAGATCATGGCAAAGGATGCTATTACTTTGTTGGATCATTTAGGTTGGAAAAAGGCACATGTTTTTGGCCACTCAATGG GGTCTATGATAGCTTGTAAATTAGCAGCAATGGTTCCTGATAGAGTTCTTTCATTGGCGTTGCTCAATGCAACGGGTGGGGGTTTTCAATGTCTTCCAAAG CTTGACCGACGGACATTCTCAGTTGCTTACCGTTTCTTGAAGGCAAAGAGTCCTGAGCAAAGGGCTGAAGTTGACTTGGACACCCACTATTCACAA GAATATCTTGAGGAATATGTTGGAACCGTGAAGAGGAGAACGATATTGTATCAG CAATATGTTAAAGGAATATCAAGTAGCGGAATGCAATCTAACCACGGCTTTGACGGTCAACTCAGTGCATGTTGGAACCATAAAATGACACAAACAGAGATTGAAGCAATCAAATCTGCAGGTTTTCTTGTTTCCGTCATTCATGGCAG GGATGATATAATTGCTCAGCTATATCATGCGAGAAGACTTGCCGAGAGATTTCATCCAATGGCTCGGATGGTAGATCTTCATGGCGGTCATTTAGTGAGCCATGAGCGGTCTGAAGAG GTTAATCAAGCACTTTTTGACTTGATAAAGGCCTCAGAAGTGAAGATGATTCCACATGATTGGACTAACTTGCCAAATGCATTGTCTT GGTGGGATGAGAAAAGGGTGTTATTGGTCAAAGACAATCAGAGTGGAAGCAACGTCTCCATTAAGTACCACTTAATAGAAAAACTACATCTCTGCCTACTATACTTCCTTAGCATCCTTATTATGTTACTTGAATTTGGAAGAAAGCTTGTAAGGAGATTAAAACCAGTTCGAGTTGGAAATTCCATCGCATACATTGGAAGTCAATAA